The Blastopirellula marina genome has a window encoding:
- a CDS encoding glycosyltransferase, which produces MSEAAPPTEAPSVLSPAMSDAPAKLAKVVHVINGEHYSGAERVQDLLGKCLPQFGYDASFVCVKPGKFAEARAAEQCPIFDLPMRHRFDLWQAKNLADLVKAEQFEVIHAHTPRTAMLAMGASYLTKVPFVYHVHSPTSRDSTRKLQNWVNQKIEQTAIANASQLVCVSNSLAGHMRSLGVSDNRLTVVHNGVPCVADVPERELPSGIWTLGTVALFRPRKGLEVLLDAMAQLREQGHLIRLRAVGPFETSEYEATIHERVQKLKLEDAIDWIGFTRDVNAQFSQMDLFVLPSLFGEGLPMVVLEAMAAGTPVVATDVEGVTEAITDGESGIIAKPNDAAHLAQRIEAVLTGREDWRKIRTTALARHAESFSDVAMTRGVAGVYDQILQK; this is translated from the coding sequence ATGTCCGAAGCGGCACCCCCCACCGAAGCACCCTCAGTTCTGTCGCCTGCCATGTCGGACGCTCCCGCCAAGCTCGCCAAGGTTGTGCATGTCATCAATGGCGAGCACTACTCCGGTGCCGAACGCGTTCAAGACCTGCTGGGCAAGTGCCTTCCCCAATTCGGCTACGACGCAAGCTTCGTCTGCGTGAAGCCAGGTAAATTCGCCGAAGCACGCGCCGCCGAGCAGTGCCCGATCTTCGATCTGCCCATGCGGCACCGGTTCGACCTGTGGCAAGCCAAGAATCTGGCCGACCTGGTGAAAGCAGAACAGTTCGAGGTGATCCACGCCCATACGCCCCGCACGGCGATGCTGGCCATGGGTGCTTCGTACCTGACCAAGGTTCCCTTCGTCTACCACGTTCATAGCCCGACCTCGCGTGACTCGACACGTAAACTGCAGAACTGGGTCAATCAAAAGATCGAACAGACTGCAATCGCCAACGCCTCGCAGCTGGTGTGTGTTTCCAACAGCCTGGCTGGTCATATGCGCAGCCTGGGTGTCAGTGACAACCGCCTGACCGTGGTGCACAACGGCGTGCCGTGCGTCGCCGACGTTCCTGAGCGGGAGCTTCCCAGCGGCATTTGGACACTCGGCACGGTCGCCTTGTTCCGACCACGCAAAGGGCTGGAAGTCTTGCTCGATGCGATGGCTCAGCTGCGTGAACAAGGGCACCTGATTCGCCTGCGTGCGGTCGGCCCGTTCGAGACCTCCGAATATGAAGCCACCATCCACGAGCGTGTGCAGAAGCTGAAACTGGAAGACGCGATCGACTGGATCGGTTTCACGCGTGACGTGAATGCCCAGTTCTCGCAAATGGACCTGTTCGTTCTGCCCAGCCTGTTTGGCGAAGGCCTACCGATGGTGGTCCTCGAAGCGATGGCCGCCGGGACGCCGGTGGTGGCGACCGACGTGGAAGGAGTCACCGAGGCGATCACCGACGGCGAAAGCGGCATCATCGCCAAGCCCAACGATGCCGCGCATCTGGCCCAGCGGATCGAGGCCGTTCTTACCGGGCGAGAAGACTGGCGAAAGATTCGCACGACGGCCCTGGCTCGCCACGCCGAGTCGTTCTCGGACGTCGCGATGACCCGCGGTGTCGCTGGCGTTTAC
- a CDS encoding Nramp family divalent metal transporter: protein MSDATQPSGSAPDEQPIDDINTTVEPPTSFFTTLSWLGPGLIVAGSIVGSGELIATTKTGAEAGFALLWLIILGCVIKVFVQVEFGRYTITSGKTALDGLNEIPGPAVSFKAWGKPYRVNWLMVYWLLMTLASLAQLGGIVGSVGQALQISIPLTERGRTFNEFAKAQADIQVQETLIRLATERGDNDAKLAAESRISELEAAQGELSARYLSLRRLVQTEQVNLANTADESSATPIQGRIQEARNEMESIKASIVSVDDKIWAGIIAVITSVLLYLGRYHFIQNFSTVLVAGFTLITIGNLCALQFTPEWAISGSEVLKGLSFSLPDASIAGTTPIITALATFGIIGVGAAELIAYPYWCVEKGYARFTGKRDESDGWARRATGWLKVMQWDSWGSMLVYTFATIAFYLLGAAILGRTGMNPESTELIRTLSVMYEPVFGSLAPTLFLFGAFAVLYSTFFVANAGHARVDADGVRLFGIIPPSDRALHNTVSVFNLAFPLFCFLVYTFIPKPAQLVLLSGVMQAIMLPMLSVAALYYRYRRIDPRLRPGIWWDLGLWTSSFGMLIAGGYLFYAKLPEIAQILGLG from the coding sequence ATGAGTGATGCTACCCAGCCGTCCGGCTCTGCGCCTGACGAACAACCCATCGACGATATCAACACCACCGTCGAGCCCCCGACTTCCTTCTTCACCACGCTATCGTGGTTAGGTCCAGGGTTGATCGTGGCTGGCTCCATCGTCGGCTCCGGCGAGTTGATCGCCACCACCAAGACCGGTGCCGAGGCAGGCTTTGCGCTGCTATGGCTGATCATCCTGGGCTGCGTGATCAAGGTTTTCGTCCAAGTCGAATTCGGCCGCTATACCATCACCTCGGGCAAGACGGCCCTGGATGGTCTGAACGAAATTCCCGGCCCTGCGGTCTCCTTCAAGGCCTGGGGCAAGCCGTACCGCGTGAACTGGCTGATGGTCTATTGGCTACTGATGACGCTGGCCAGCCTGGCTCAACTGGGCGGTATCGTCGGCAGTGTCGGCCAGGCCCTGCAAATTAGTATTCCTCTCACCGAAAGAGGGCGAACGTTTAACGAGTTCGCCAAAGCGCAAGCCGACATTCAAGTTCAAGAGACCCTGATCCGCCTGGCCACCGAACGTGGTGACAACGATGCCAAGCTGGCGGCCGAGTCTCGCATATCGGAACTGGAAGCCGCGCAAGGAGAGCTGTCTGCACGCTACCTGAGCCTTCGCCGGCTCGTCCAGACCGAGCAAGTCAATCTCGCCAACACGGCAGACGAATCGTCCGCGACACCGATCCAAGGTCGTATCCAAGAAGCACGCAACGAGATGGAGAGCATTAAGGCCTCGATTGTCAGCGTCGACGACAAAATCTGGGCAGGCATCATTGCCGTTATAACCTCAGTGCTGCTTTATCTGGGGCGATACCACTTCATCCAAAACTTCTCGACCGTCCTGGTCGCCGGGTTCACGTTGATTACGATCGGCAATCTTTGTGCCCTGCAGTTCACGCCAGAGTGGGCCATCTCCGGCAGCGAGGTACTCAAAGGACTAAGCTTCAGCCTGCCCGATGCATCGATCGCTGGCACCACGCCGATAATCACGGCCTTGGCAACCTTCGGCATCATCGGTGTCGGTGCGGCTGAACTGATTGCGTACCCTTACTGGTGCGTCGAAAAAGGATACGCTCGCTTCACCGGCAAACGAGACGAAAGCGACGGCTGGGCTCGCCGGGCAACTGGCTGGCTGAAGGTTATGCAGTGGGACTCGTGGGGATCGATGTTGGTCTACACGTTCGCTACCATCGCGTTCTATCTGCTGGGTGCCGCGATCCTCGGACGTACCGGCATGAACCCCGAGAGCACTGAGTTGATCCGCACGCTGAGCGTGATGTACGAACCTGTCTTCGGTTCGTTGGCACCCACGCTGTTTTTGTTTGGTGCGTTCGCCGTGCTTTACTCCACGTTCTTCGTCGCCAACGCAGGCCATGCCCGCGTCGACGCCGACGGCGTCCGGTTGTTCGGCATTATCCCTCCATCGGATCGCGCGTTGCACAACACAGTTTCCGTCTTCAACCTGGCGTTCCCACTCTTCTGTTTCCTGGTTTACACGTTCATTCCCAAGCCGGCTCAGTTGGTGCTACTCAGTGGGGTGATGCAGGCCATCATGCTGCCGATGCTCTCGGTGGCAGCCCTTTACTACCGGTATCGCCGCATCGATCCACGGCTGCGTCCTGGGATCTGGTGGGATCTCGGTTTGTGGACCTCCAGCTTTGGAATGCTGATCGCCGGTGGTTACCTGTTTTATGCCAAGCTTCCGGAAATCGCTCAGATACTAGGACTTGGCTAA